One segment of Streptomyces bathyalis DNA contains the following:
- a CDS encoding LacI family DNA-binding transcriptional regulator, with protein sequence MKDVAARAGVGLKTVSRVVNGEAGVSPDTERRVQESITALGFRRNDSARILRKGRTASIGLVLEDLADPFYAPLSRAVEEVARAHGALLINGSSAEDPGREQELVLALCARRVDGLVIVPASDDHRYLEPEIAAGVATVFVDRPPGMIEADQVLVDSFAGAREGVAHLIAHGHRRIGFIGDLPRIHTAHERIRGYEAAMSEAGLPVHPSWVAPGSTDPARVRADAERMLGGPEPVTAFFAGNNRVTVTLVRVLAELERPVALVGFDDFELADMLSPPVTVVAQDPAQLGRTAADLLFRRLDGAHDPPCLKTHPTTLIARGSGELPPA encoded by the coding sequence ATGAAGGACGTCGCCGCCCGCGCCGGCGTCGGCCTCAAGACCGTTTCGAGAGTGGTCAACGGGGAGGCGGGCGTCTCGCCCGACACCGAGCGGCGCGTGCAGGAATCGATCACCGCCCTGGGCTTCCGCCGCAACGACAGCGCGCGGATCCTGCGCAAGGGCCGCACGGCCAGCATCGGGCTCGTGCTGGAGGATCTCGCCGACCCGTTCTACGCGCCGCTGAGCCGCGCCGTGGAGGAAGTCGCCCGCGCGCACGGTGCGCTGCTGATCAACGGCTCCAGCGCCGAGGATCCCGGGCGCGAGCAGGAGTTGGTCCTCGCCCTGTGCGCCCGGCGCGTGGACGGCCTCGTCATCGTCCCGGCCAGCGACGACCACCGCTATCTGGAACCGGAGATAGCCGCCGGCGTCGCCACCGTCTTCGTCGACCGTCCCCCGGGCATGATCGAGGCGGACCAGGTGCTGGTCGACAGCTTCGCCGGTGCGCGCGAGGGCGTGGCACATCTGATCGCGCACGGACACCGGCGCATCGGCTTCATCGGCGACCTGCCCCGCATCCACACGGCGCACGAACGCATACGGGGGTACGAGGCGGCGATGTCCGAAGCCGGCCTCCCCGTCCACCCGAGCTGGGTGGCTCCGGGTTCCACGGATCCCGCGCGGGTGCGTGCGGACGCCGAGCGCATGCTGGGCGGACCCGAACCGGTCACGGCCTTCTTCGCGGGCAACAACCGGGTGACGGTCACGCTGGTGCGGGTGCTGGCAGAGCTGGAGCGGCCCGTGGCACTCGTCGGCTTCGACGACTTCGAGCTCGCCGACATGCTCTCGCCCCCGGTCACCGTCGTCGCGCAGGACCCGGCCCAACTGGGGCGCACCGCGGCCGATCTGCTCTTCCGGCGGCTCGACGGTGCCCACGACCCGCCGTGTCTGAAGACGCATCCGACGACGCTCATCGCGCGCGGTTCGGGCGAACTGCCGCCCGCCTGA
- a CDS encoding nucleotidyltransferase domain-containing protein, whose amino-acid sequence MDDQAFLDHVADGLASLPGVRAVALGGSRAQGTQRPGSDWDFALYYRGAFDPGQLRALGWPGEVSGIGEWGGGVFNGGAWLTVDGRRTDVHYRDLDVVEHEIAEAEAGRFHREQLMFHLAGIPSYLVVGELALNRTLRGELPSPSYPPALRSSASARWRETALATLSYARTNYAPRGRLTEVAGAISVAAMQHAHAVLADRGVWVTNEKTLLERAGLRGIDEVLAAASTRPDGLAAALREAEALFESVLPG is encoded by the coding sequence ATGGACGATCAGGCCTTCCTCGACCACGTCGCCGACGGGCTCGCATCGCTGCCCGGGGTGCGGGCCGTGGCGCTCGGCGGCTCCCGCGCCCAGGGCACGCAACGGCCCGGCAGCGACTGGGACTTCGCCCTCTACTACCGGGGCGCCTTCGACCCCGGTCAGCTGCGCGCCCTGGGCTGGCCCGGTGAGGTCAGCGGGATCGGGGAGTGGGGCGGAGGCGTGTTCAACGGCGGCGCCTGGCTGACCGTCGACGGCCGCCGCACCGACGTCCACTACCGCGACCTGGACGTCGTGGAGCACGAGATCGCCGAGGCGGAGGCGGGCAGATTCCACCGGGAACAGCTCATGTTCCACCTGGCCGGGATCCCCAGCTATCTCGTGGTCGGTGAACTCGCCCTCAACAGGACGCTCCGCGGTGAGCTGCCCAGCCCGTCCTACCCGCCCGCTCTGCGCTCGTCGGCGTCCGCCCGGTGGCGTGAGACGGCCCTGGCCACGCTCTCCTACGCCAGGACCAACTACGCACCGCGCGGGCGCCTCACCGAGGTCGCCGGAGCGATCTCGGTCGCCGCGATGCAGCATGCCCACGCCGTGCTCGCCGACCGGGGCGTGTGGGTGACGAACGAGAAGACTCTGCTGGAGCGGGCCGGGCTGCGTGGCATCGACGAGGTGCTGGCCGCGGCGAGCACCCGGCCGGACGGCCTCGCCGCGGCCCTTCGCGAAGCGGAGGCTCTCTTCGAATCCGTACTGCCGGGCTGA
- a CDS encoding electron transfer flavoprotein subunit beta/FixA family protein, giving the protein MSLRIVVCVKYVPDATGDRHFAEDLTTDRESVDGLLSELDEYAVEQALQISEEADDAEITVLTVGPEDAKDALRKALSMGADKAVHVEDDDLHGTDALGTSAVLAKAIEKTGYDLVMCGMASTDGTMGVLPAVLAERLGVPQVTLLSEVSVTDGKVNGRRDGDTATEHLEASLPAVVSVTDQSGEARYPSFKGIMAAKKKPVESLDLDDLDIEADEVGLEGAWTKVDDATPRPPRTAGTVVNDEGEGGKQLAEYLAGQKFI; this is encoded by the coding sequence GTGAGCCTGAGGATCGTTGTCTGTGTGAAGTACGTGCCCGACGCCACCGGCGACCGGCACTTCGCCGAGGACCTGACCACCGACCGCGAGTCCGTGGACGGCCTGCTCTCGGAGCTGGACGAGTACGCGGTCGAGCAGGCCCTGCAGATCTCCGAGGAGGCCGACGACGCGGAGATCACCGTGCTGACCGTCGGTCCCGAGGACGCCAAGGACGCGCTGCGCAAGGCGCTTTCCATGGGTGCCGACAAGGCCGTGCACGTCGAGGACGACGACCTCCACGGCACCGACGCGCTCGGCACCTCGGCCGTCCTGGCCAAGGCCATCGAGAAGACCGGGTACGACCTGGTCATGTGCGGCATGGCGTCCACCGACGGCACCATGGGCGTGCTCCCGGCCGTCCTCGCCGAGCGTCTCGGCGTGCCGCAGGTGACGCTGCTGTCCGAGGTCTCCGTCACCGACGGCAAGGTCAACGGGCGGCGCGACGGTGACACCGCGACGGAGCACCTCGAGGCATCCCTGCCGGCCGTCGTCTCGGTCACCGACCAGTCCGGCGAGGCGCGTTACCCGTCGTTCAAGGGGATCATGGCGGCGAAGAAGAAGCCGGTGGAGTCCCTGGACCTGGACGATCTGGACATCGAGGCGGACGAGGTCGGACTCGAGGGCGCCTGGACCAAGGTCGACGACGCCACGCCGCGCCCGCCGCGCACCGCCGGCACCGTCGTCAACGACGAGGGCGAGGGCGGCAAGCAGCTCGCCGAGTACCTCGCGGGCCAGAAGTTCATCTGA
- a CDS encoding serine/threonine-protein kinase — translation MRTPGDRSPEDGGSGNTGAADEGTGPPETGRVLAGRYRVTGRLGRGGMGVVWRAVDDVLGREVAVKELRTFTDAGSGELEGLRTRMQREARAAARVRHAGVISVHDVAQHDGRPVIVMELIEGPSLDDVLRERGPLEPREAAAIGAEVMDALAAAHRAGVLHRDVKPGNVLLENGTGRVVLTDFGIASVEDPDDGAGTQLTGSGELVGSLDYLAPERARGEAPREACDVWALGATLYAAVEGAAPFRRTSTWSTLNAIVVEPLPEPQRAGALGPVLAELMDKDPAKRADAERAKALLEAVAKGTEPPAGPSETMQLGAAERPKGHGPGQVPGAAAAEVADAQGQSGQRQPAGSAAAGAWPPRVDAPQSASGAASATESAAAGAVPPAYGHGGDTDRHTVHTRAERPGGRRRSLIAAAVAAVVLTGAGGTYAVMSGTGGDGADRAGGGSGEGRTAGAGKQEAGKGADSVPEKNEPSSGDRKKQGDKAGASAGGPGDGKGTGDKAGNSGPNDDRTGGSKPGGAGGSSGTGDGGGSGGGGGGGAPGPAPACHPRGGGKFDCTVWKTATSYNGAHKPVGQLNAGTNYFFCQKKLPHRETSGRWTNVWWAKTDDDSGNAGVFVSDVYIKGGDNNQPVPGLPVC, via the coding sequence GTGCGGACACCGGGGGATCGGTCGCCGGAGGACGGCGGAAGCGGCAACACGGGCGCTGCGGACGAGGGCACGGGACCGCCGGAGACGGGCAGGGTCCTCGCGGGGCGCTACCGCGTGACGGGCCGCCTCGGGAGGGGCGGCATGGGCGTGGTCTGGCGCGCCGTCGACGACGTGCTCGGCCGGGAGGTCGCGGTCAAGGAACTGCGGACCTTCACCGACGCGGGCTCCGGTGAACTGGAGGGACTGCGCACGCGGATGCAGCGCGAGGCGCGGGCCGCGGCACGCGTGCGGCACGCGGGAGTGATCTCCGTCCACGACGTCGCACAGCACGACGGCCGTCCCGTCATCGTGATGGAACTGATCGAGGGGCCCTCGCTCGACGACGTGCTCCGCGAACGCGGCCCCCTGGAGCCGCGGGAGGCCGCCGCCATCGGCGCCGAGGTGATGGACGCGCTGGCCGCGGCACACCGCGCGGGAGTGCTCCACCGGGACGTCAAGCCGGGCAACGTGCTCCTGGAGAACGGCACCGGGCGCGTCGTCCTCACCGACTTCGGCATCGCCTCCGTGGAGGACCCGGACGACGGCGCCGGCACGCAGCTCACCGGCAGCGGGGAACTGGTCGGCTCCCTCGACTACTTGGCCCCGGAGCGTGCGCGCGGCGAGGCACCGCGCGAGGCCTGCGACGTGTGGGCCCTGGGTGCGACGCTGTACGCCGCCGTCGAGGGCGCCGCCCCCTTCCGCCGCACCTCGACCTGGTCCACGCTCAACGCCATCGTCGTGGAACCGCTCCCCGAACCGCAGCGCGCGGGAGCGCTCGGGCCCGTACTGGCCGAACTGATGGACAAGGACCCGGCGAAGCGGGCCGACGCGGAACGCGCGAAGGCGCTGCTCGAGGCCGTGGCGAAGGGTACGGAGCCTCCGGCGGGCCCTTCCGAGACGATGCAGCTCGGTGCGGCCGAGCGGCCCAAGGGACACGGGCCGGGACAGGTTCCTGGGGCGGCGGCGGCCGAAGTCGCCGACGCTCAGGGGCAGTCGGGACAGCGGCAGCCGGCGGGATCCGCCGCGGCCGGCGCCTGGCCCCCTCGGGTCGATGCTCCGCAGAGTGCGTCCGGAGCGGCTTCCGCAACGGAGTCCGCGGCAGCGGGGGCGGTGCCTCCGGCGTACGGCCACGGAGGCGACACCGACCGGCACACCGTCCACACCCGCGCCGAACGGCCCGGCGGGCGCCGGCGGTCCCTGATCGCCGCCGCCGTGGCCGCCGTCGTCCTGACCGGCGCGGGTGGCACCTACGCCGTGATGTCGGGAACGGGCGGCGACGGCGCCGACCGCGCGGGCGGAGGGTCCGGCGAGGGCCGGACCGCGGGCGCCGGGAAGCAGGAAGCGGGCAAGGGAGCGGACAGCGTCCCCGAGAAGAACGAGCCCTCATCGGGCGACCGCAAGAAGCAGGGAGACAAGGCGGGGGCGTCGGCAGGCGGCCCCGGCGACGGCAAGGGCACGGGAGACAAGGCCGGCAACAGCGGGCCGAACGATGACAGGACGGGCGGCTCGAAGCCCGGCGGTGCGGGCGGCTCGTCCGGTACGGGGGACGGCGGCGGGAGCGGCGGCGGAGGCGGAGGAGGCGCACCGGGTCCGGCGCCGGCCTGCCACCCGCGGGGCGGGGGGAAGTTCGACTGCACGGTGTGGAAGACGGCCACGTCCTACAACGGGGCGCACAAGCCGGTCGGTCAGCTCAACGCCGGTACGAACTACTTCTTCTGCCAGAAGAAGCTTCCCCACCGCGAGACGTCGGGGCGCTGGACGAACGTGTGGTGGGCCAAGACCGACGACGACAGCGGCAACGCAGGTGTGTTCGTCAGCGATGTCTACATCAAGGGCGGGGACAACAACCAGCCCGTGCCCGGCCTTCCGGTCTGCTGA
- a CDS encoding electron transfer flavoprotein subunit alpha/FixB family protein, whose protein sequence is MAEVLVYVDHVDGAVRKPTLELLTLARRIGDPVAVHLGPGADEAAKTLGEYGAVKVLAADSSEFADYLVVPKVDALQAAYDAVSPSAVLVPSSSEGKEIAARLAVRIGSGIITDAVDLEAGDEGPVASQSVFAAAFTTKSRVSKGTPVITVKPNSTAPEAAPAAGTVEQLSVSFSEKATGTRIVSRTPRESTGRPDLTEAAIVVSGGRGVNGAENFHIIEELADSLGAAVGASRAAVDAGWYPHSNQVGQTGKTVSPQLYIATGISGAIQHRAGMQTSKTIVAINKDSEAPIFDLVDYGIVGDLFEVVPKLTEEIKTRKG, encoded by the coding sequence ATGGCTGAAGTCCTTGTCTACGTCGACCACGTGGACGGTGCCGTCCGCAAGCCGACACTCGAACTGCTCACTCTGGCCCGCCGCATCGGCGACCCCGTCGCCGTGCACCTCGGCCCCGGCGCCGACGAGGCCGCCAAGACGCTGGGCGAGTACGGCGCCGTGAAGGTGCTGGCCGCCGACAGCAGCGAGTTCGCCGACTACCTCGTCGTGCCGAAGGTCGACGCGCTGCAGGCGGCCTACGACGCCGTCTCCCCGTCCGCTGTCCTCGTCCCGTCCTCCTCGGAGGGCAAGGAGATCGCCGCCCGCCTCGCAGTGCGCATCGGCTCCGGGATCATCACGGACGCCGTCGACCTGGAGGCCGGGGACGAGGGGCCCGTGGCCTCCCAGTCCGTCTTCGCCGCGGCGTTCACCACCAAGTCCCGCGTCAGCAAGGGCACTCCGGTCATCACCGTCAAGCCCAACTCCACCGCCCCGGAGGCCGCGCCGGCCGCCGGTACGGTCGAGCAGCTGTCGGTGTCCTTCAGCGAGAAGGCGACCGGAACCAGGATCGTCTCCCGCACGCCGCGTGAGTCCACCGGACGTCCGGACCTGACCGAGGCCGCGATCGTCGTCTCCGGCGGCCGCGGTGTGAACGGTGCCGAGAACTTCCACATCATCGAAGAGCTGGCCGACTCGCTCGGGGCCGCCGTCGGCGCCTCCCGTGCCGCCGTCGACGCCGGCTGGTACCCGCACTCCAACCAGGTCGGCCAGACCGGCAAGACCGTCTCCCCCCAGCTCTACATCGCCACCGGCATCTCCGGCGCGATCCAGCACCGGGCGGGCATGCAGACGTCCAAGACCATCGTGGCCATCAACAAGGACAGCGAGGCGCCGATCTTCGATCTCGTCGACTACGGCATCGTCGGCGACCTCTTCGAGGTCGTGCCGAAGCTGACGGAAGAGATCAAGACCCGCAAGGGCTGA
- a CDS encoding DUF6986 family protein has translation MGEDADVATSLADSVSEEIADRLAPVDAELARRYPGEPPTRQPVHTVYVPADAVSSGTVSAWGEQAREMLDEHAPDAVSFASVLGLPSHLAGPVHDRVRAKLEREPVEDLRIDFEDGYGRRPDSEEDAAAARAARLVADAFEDGSAPPCMGIRMKCMEADVRDRGIRTLDIFLTGLVDAGGLPGGLVLTLPKVSHPEQVAAMARLCGEFETARGLPEGRIGFEIQIETTQSILGPDGRATVALMIDAAGGRATSLHYGTFDYSAACGVSAEYQAMDHPVADHAKAVMQAAAAGTGVRLSDGSTNIVPSGRREQVHDAWRHHHALVRRSLARAYYQGWDMHPGHLPTRYAAVYAFYREGMERAAARLAAYTGNAGGDAAVMDEPATARALSNYLLRGLDCGALSSGEVARHSGLTRADLDALAGRATEAQVNSGP, from the coding sequence GTGGGTGAGGACGCGGACGTGGCCACGAGCCTGGCGGACAGCGTGAGCGAAGAGATCGCGGACCGCCTCGCCCCCGTCGACGCGGAACTGGCCCGCCGGTACCCCGGCGAGCCGCCCACGCGCCAGCCCGTGCACACCGTCTACGTGCCGGCCGACGCCGTCTCGTCCGGGACCGTGAGCGCCTGGGGCGAGCAGGCGCGGGAAATGCTCGACGAACACGCCCCGGACGCCGTCTCCTTCGCGTCGGTGCTGGGCCTGCCGTCACACCTCGCGGGCCCTGTCCACGACCGCGTGCGGGCGAAGTTGGAGCGCGAGCCCGTGGAGGACCTGCGCATCGACTTCGAGGACGGCTACGGCCGGCGTCCCGACAGCGAGGAGGACGCGGCGGCGGCCCGTGCGGCCCGGCTCGTCGCCGACGCCTTCGAAGACGGCAGCGCGCCCCCGTGCATGGGCATCCGCATGAAGTGCATGGAGGCCGACGTGCGCGACCGCGGCATCCGCACCCTCGACATCTTCCTCACGGGCCTGGTGGACGCGGGCGGCCTGCCCGGCGGACTGGTCCTCACCCTCCCCAAGGTCAGCCACCCCGAGCAGGTCGCGGCGATGGCGCGGCTGTGCGGGGAGTTCGAAACGGCACGCGGGCTGCCCGAGGGCCGCATCGGATTCGAGATCCAGATCGAGACCACGCAGTCGATCCTCGGCCCCGACGGACGAGCCACCGTGGCCCTCATGATCGACGCCGCCGGCGGGCGCGCGACCTCCCTCCACTACGGCACCTTCGACTACAGCGCCGCATGCGGGGTGAGCGCCGAGTACCAGGCGATGGACCATCCCGTGGCCGACCACGCCAAGGCCGTCATGCAGGCCGCCGCGGCCGGAACGGGGGTGCGCCTGTCCGACGGGTCGACGAACATCGTCCCCAGCGGCCGGAGGGAGCAGGTGCACGACGCCTGGAGGCACCATCACGCCCTCGTGCGGCGGTCGTTGGCCCGCGCCTACTACCAGGGCTGGGACATGCACCCGGGCCACCTGCCCACGCGCTACGCCGCCGTCTACGCCTTCTACCGCGAGGGCATGGAGCGCGCCGCGGCCCGCCTCGCCGCCTACACCGGAAACGCCGGCGGAGACGCCGCCGTGATGGACGAGCCCGCCACGGCCCGTGCGCTGAGCAACTACCTGCTGCGCGGCCTGGATTGCGGCGCACTCTCGTCCGGCGAGGTCGCGAGGCACTCCGGACTGACACGGGCGGACCTCGACGCCCTCGCGGGGCGGGCCACTGAGGCGCAAGTCAATTCCGGCCCGTAG
- a CDS encoding NAD-dependent epimerase/dehydratase family protein: MRLLMLGGTEFVGRAIAEAAAAHGWEVTVFHRGRHAPPPGVRVLLGDRSSEDGLAALAQGEWDAVVDTWSGAPRAVRDTARLLSGRAGRYVYISSRSVYAEPVAAGADETFPVVDASPDDAETDYARAKRGGELAASDAFGDRALLVRAGLIVGPGENVGRLPWWLTRIARGGDVPAPGPPELALQYIDVRDLAGWVVAAARGLGGVYNVVSLPGHTTMGELLRTCVDVTGGHAQLRWRTPESVLASGAEPWTGLPVWLPPGSADYEHMHRSDVSKALAAGLRCRPVEETVADTWAWLRRIGGRAPQRPDRPKKGMDEETEARLLAMPE, translated from the coding sequence ATGCGACTCCTGATGCTGGGCGGTACGGAGTTCGTGGGCAGAGCCATCGCCGAGGCGGCGGCGGCGCACGGCTGGGAGGTGACCGTTTTCCACCGCGGGCGGCACGCGCCGCCGCCGGGAGTGCGGGTCCTGCTGGGCGACCGCTCGTCCGAGGACGGTCTCGCGGCCCTGGCGCAGGGGGAGTGGGACGCCGTCGTGGACACCTGGTCGGGCGCGCCCCGCGCCGTACGCGACACGGCGCGGCTGCTGTCCGGCCGCGCCGGGCGCTACGTCTACATCTCCAGCCGGTCGGTGTACGCCGAGCCGGTCGCGGCGGGTGCCGACGAGACCTTTCCGGTCGTGGACGCCTCACCGGACGACGCGGAGACCGACTACGCGCGGGCAAAGCGCGGAGGAGAGCTCGCCGCCTCCGATGCCTTCGGCGACCGGGCGCTGCTCGTGCGGGCGGGCCTGATCGTCGGTCCCGGCGAGAACGTCGGCCGCCTGCCGTGGTGGCTGACGCGCATCGCCCGCGGAGGCGACGTACCGGCGCCCGGGCCGCCCGAGCTGGCGCTCCAGTACATCGACGTCCGGGATCTGGCCGGGTGGGTGGTGGCCGCCGCCCGCGGGCTCGGCGGCGTGTACAACGTCGTCTCGCTTCCGGGGCACACAACCATGGGCGAACTGCTGCGCACCTGCGTGGACGTCACCGGGGGCCACGCCCAACTGCGCTGGCGCACACCGGAGTCCGTGCTCGCTTCGGGGGCCGAGCCGTGGACCGGCCTCCCCGTCTGGCTGCCGCCCGGCAGTGCCGACTACGAGCACATGCACCGGAGCGACGTGTCCAAGGCGCTGGCCGCGGGACTGCGCTGCCGTCCGGTGGAGGAGACGGTGGCGGACACCTGGGCGTGGCTCCGGCGGATCGGCGGTAGAGCCCCGCAGAGACCGGACCGTCCGAAGAAGGGCATGGACGAGGAGACCGAGGCCAGGCTTCTGGCGATGCCGGAGTGA